A genomic segment from Nitrospinota bacterium encodes:
- a CDS encoding class I SAM-dependent methyltransferase, with protein MNLSSFQSYPLDDFDYRLLDSGEFQKLERFGPHTFIRPAPQAIWPKNLPKTEWDKAEGEYKYFKGKETGGEWKFSSKLPKDGWTIKFRELSFRVQPTGFGHIGMFPEQAPNWNWIEEQIKSSDRKEINLINIFGYTGASTLAAASAGAAVTHVDASKASVTWARKNMELSGLGDKPVRWIVDDALIFLKREHKRGRRYDGIIMDPPTFGRGPKGEVWKIEDQLSDLMTHCRQVLSDQPLLILLTTHSPGFSALTLKNMVIKFLVEPGSGTFETDEMYIHDTGSGLHLPNGFYSRWSNGTGK; from the coding sequence TCTTCATTTCAATCTTACCCCTTGGATGACTTTGACTATCGCCTGCTGGATTCGGGCGAGTTTCAAAAACTGGAACGGTTTGGGCCGCACACGTTCATTCGCCCCGCGCCACAGGCGATTTGGCCGAAAAACCTTCCTAAAACCGAGTGGGACAAAGCCGAAGGAGAATACAAATATTTCAAAGGCAAGGAGACGGGCGGCGAATGGAAATTTTCTTCCAAGCTTCCCAAAGACGGCTGGACCATCAAATTCAGAGAACTCTCCTTTAGAGTGCAACCCACGGGATTTGGCCATATTGGCATGTTTCCCGAGCAGGCCCCCAACTGGAACTGGATCGAAGAACAAATCAAATCGAGCGATCGCAAGGAAATCAATCTCATCAATATCTTCGGCTATACCGGGGCCAGCACCTTGGCAGCCGCCAGTGCGGGCGCCGCCGTCACCCATGTGGATGCGTCCAAGGCTTCGGTCACCTGGGCGCGGAAAAACATGGAGCTTTCAGGTTTAGGCGACAAGCCGGTCCGCTGGATCGTGGACGACGCATTGATATTTTTGAAAAGAGAACACAAAAGGGGACGGCGATATGATGGAATCATTATGGACCCGCCAACGTTTGGACGCGGCCCCAAAGGAGAGGTCTGGAAAATCGAAGACCAACTATCCGACCTGATGACCCATTGCCGGCAAGTGTTGAGCGATCAACCTTTATTGATCCTGCTCACCACGCATTCTCCTGGCTTCTCGGCTTTAACTCTGAAAAACATGGTGATCAAGTTTCTCGTGGAACCCGGATCAGGAACTTTTGAAACCGATGAAATGTATATCCACGATACAGGATCTGGACTGCACCTGCCCAATGGGTTTTATTCGCGGTGGAGCAATGGGACTGGAAAGTAA